Proteins from a genomic interval of Clostridium sp. M62/1:
- a CDS encoding SDR family NAD(P)-dependent oxidoreductase encodes MITKKDPLNLTGKVAVVTGGSSGIGLGVVEILSAYGAKVAMVDISPKGEEKAEELRQAGRDVTFFKCDVTNEEQVKATIDGVVAKYGRIDILHNNAGVTVRKTIADLTEKEWDFVLDVGLKGLFLFSKYTIPVMAANGGGSIINTGSGWGLKGGDLAAAYCAVKGGIVNVTRAMAIDHGHQNIRVNSVNPGDTDTAMLRDEGKQTGVVKEGGEQMDSYLADCGTGRPLARIGMPEDIANAVLFLASDLSSWITGAALVVDGGGIA; translated from the coding sequence ATGATCACAAAGAAAGATCCATTAAACCTGACTGGCAAGGTAGCAGTTGTTACGGGCGGAAGCTCAGGAATCGGACTGGGAGTTGTTGAGATTCTCTCCGCTTACGGCGCAAAGGTAGCTATGGTAGATATCAGCCCGAAGGGTGAGGAGAAAGCTGAGGAGCTTCGCCAGGCAGGCAGAGATGTGACATTCTTCAAATGTGATGTTACAAACGAGGAGCAGGTAAAGGCAACGATTGACGGCGTTGTAGCAAAATATGGAAGAATTGATATCCTTCACAACAATGCAGGCGTTACAGTAAGAAAGACTATCGCAGACCTGACAGAGAAGGAGTGGGATTTCGTTCTGGATGTAGGCTTAAAGGGACTGTTCCTGTTCTCCAAGTACACAATCCCGGTAATGGCAGCAAACGGCGGCGGAAGCATCATCAACACAGGTTCCGGCTGGGGCTTAAAGGGAGGCGACCTGGCAGCTGCTTACTGCGCAGTTAAGGGCGGTATTGTAAACGTAACAAGAGCTATGGCTATTGACCACGGTCATCAGAACATCCGTGTCAACAGCGTAAACCCAGGCGACACAGATACAGCAATGCTCCGCGATGAAGGAAAGCAGACAGGCGTTGTCAAAGAGGGCGGCGAGCAGATGGATTCTTATCTGGCAGACTGCGGAACTGGCAGACCTCTTGCAAGAATCGGTATGCCGGAGGATATCGCAAATGCAGTTCTCTTCCTGGCAAGCGACTTATCAAGCTGGATCACAGGTGCAGCACTGGTAGTAGACGGCGGCGGAATCGCATAA